The Pseudophaeobacter arcticus DSM 23566 genome includes a region encoding these proteins:
- a CDS encoding MarR family winged helix-turn-helix transcriptional regulator codes for MMHQSLCLDDLLCFALYSANNAMGRLYRPLLSQYGLTYPQYLVLVALWQHDGQKVNDLGSALNLESNTLTPLLKRMEAADLVTRKRNPEDERSVIVSLAAKGLALQKEAAAISRCILEAAGDDLADLISLRDKIQKLAVRLNAKSQA; via the coding sequence ATGATGCACCAATCCCTTTGCCTTGATGACCTGCTGTGCTTTGCGCTCTATTCCGCCAATAACGCCATGGGGCGGCTGTATCGGCCACTGCTGTCGCAATATGGGCTGACCTATCCGCAATATCTGGTGCTTGTTGCCCTGTGGCAGCACGACGGCCAGAAGGTGAACGATCTGGGCAGCGCATTGAACCTGGAATCAAATACGCTCACCCCTCTCTTGAAACGCATGGAGGCGGCTGATCTGGTCACGCGCAAGCGAAACCCTGAGGATGAGCGCAGTGTGATTGTCTCATTGGCTGCCAAAGGTCTTGCCTTGCAAAAGGAGGCAGCAGCCATCTCGCGCTGTATCCTGGAGGCGGCGGGGGATGATCTGGCGGATCTCATTTCTCTCCGCGACAAGATCCAGAAACTGGCGGTGCGGTTGAACGCAAAGAGCCAGGCCTAA
- a CDS encoding DMT family transporter, with product MAISLTSHRPMLAIALKVAAIGLFTGLSAVIKSVSDVVPAGEAVFFRSFFAIPVIVVWLSMRGDLKHGLKTTRPLGHVLRGLVGTSAMAMTFMGLGMLPLPEVTAIGYATPIFTLILAAVFLGERIRLIRITAVGIGLLGVMIMIYPRLTSGMDMSSTAFVGVMLILGATVARGFVQIHIRRMVMTEHTAAIVFYFSVTASLLSLLTLPFGWVIPDLTTLFLLISAGIIGGVAQILITSSYRFAPASMLAPYDYVSMLFAIVLGYIWFEELPTIVMLAGASLVIAGNILVIWRESRLGLERGKAKSLTDPKGG from the coding sequence ATGGCCATTTCCTTAACATCGCATCGACCTATGCTCGCCATCGCCCTCAAGGTCGCTGCCATTGGGCTGTTTACCGGCCTCTCTGCTGTGATCAAATCGGTCTCGGACGTGGTTCCTGCCGGCGAAGCGGTGTTCTTTCGCTCGTTTTTTGCCATTCCCGTCATTGTTGTCTGGCTGTCGATGCGCGGTGATCTGAAACACGGGCTCAAGACCACACGCCCCCTGGGGCATGTGCTGCGCGGCTTGGTTGGCACCTCGGCGATGGCGATGACCTTTATGGGGCTGGGCATGTTGCCCCTGCCAGAGGTCACGGCCATTGGCTATGCGACGCCGATCTTTACCCTGATCCTGGCCGCCGTATTTCTGGGAGAGCGCATTCGCCTGATACGTATCACTGCTGTTGGCATTGGACTTTTGGGCGTGATGATCATGATCTATCCACGGCTGACCAGCGGCATGGATATGTCCAGCACCGCCTTTGTCGGGGTCATGCTGATTCTGGGAGCCACGGTGGCGCGTGGGTTTGTGCAGATTCACATTCGCCGGATGGTGATGACAGAGCACACGGCCGCCATTGTGTTTTACTTTTCCGTCACCGCCTCACTGCTGTCTCTTCTGACCCTGCCGTTTGGCTGGGTGATACCGGATCTCACCACGCTGTTCCTGCTGATCAGCGCCGGGATTATTGGCGGTGTCGCGCAGATCCTGATCACCTCGTCCTACCGCTTTGCACCTGCGTCAATGCTGGCGCCCTATGACTATGTTTCGATGCTGTTTGCAATTGTGCTCGGCTACATCTGGTTTGAAGAACTGCCAACTATTGTCATGCTGGCGGGGGCCAGTCTGGTGATTGCCGGCAATATCCTGGTGATCTGGCGTGAGAGCCGCCTTGGCCTGGAACGTGGCAAGGCCAAATCTCTGACCGATCCGAAAGGCGGGTAA
- a CDS encoding malonate--CoA ligase — MYDENHLISQLYAASEGQETRNFATFPARASVTFGELFTGAERNAAALVAMGVQPGDRVAVQVEKTIEAIQLYLGTVMAGAVFLPLNTAYTVPEVAYFLADATPRVLVCDPARRDEMAEIAGAAQVVTLDAKGLGSLTDSVVGRGGFAPVARGPDDLAAILYTSGTTGRSKGAMLSHENLASNSLTLRDYWQFTSRDVLIHALPIFHTHGLFVATNVALFAGAQLVFLSGFNADQILEAMPRATALMGVPTFYTRLLQDPRLTPQLAENMRLFISGSAPLLVDTHEQWQARTGHRILERYGMTETNMSTSNPYEGERRAGTVGLPLPGVEARIMDRGHEVARGETGVLEVRGANVFQGYWQMPEKTAEELQANGWFITGDLARQDLDGYITIVGRQKDLVITGGFNVYPKEVESLIDDLPGVLESAVIGVAHPDFGEAVVAVVVPEAQASLNTADIAAALGAQLAKFKQPKHIVLVPELPRNTMGKVQKKALREDYADLFAQP; from the coding sequence ATGTATGATGAAAACCATCTGATTTCGCAGCTATATGCAGCCAGTGAAGGGCAAGAAACCCGCAATTTTGCCACCTTTCCAGCCCGCGCCAGTGTCACGTTTGGGGAGTTGTTTACAGGGGCTGAGCGCAACGCGGCGGCCCTGGTGGCGATGGGGGTTCAACCCGGAGACCGGGTGGCGGTGCAGGTTGAAAAAACCATCGAGGCGATCCAGCTCTACCTCGGAACCGTCATGGCGGGCGCAGTGTTTTTGCCGCTGAACACCGCCTATACGGTGCCCGAAGTGGCTTATTTCCTTGCCGATGCGACGCCTCGCGTGCTGGTTTGTGACCCGGCGCGGCGCGATGAGATGGCAGAGATCGCTGGCGCCGCCCAGGTGGTGACGCTGGATGCCAAGGGGCTTGGCTCGCTGACCGATTCGGTGGTCGGGCGCGGTGGTTTTGCACCGGTGGCGCGCGGGCCAGATGATCTGGCGGCTATTCTCTATACTTCAGGCACCACCGGGCGTTCCAAAGGGGCGATGCTGAGCCATGAAAACCTGGCTTCAAACTCGCTCACTCTGCGGGACTATTGGCAGTTTACCAGTCGCGATGTGTTGATCCACGCCTTGCCGATCTTTCACACTCACGGGCTGTTCGTCGCCACCAATGTGGCGCTGTTTGCAGGCGCGCAACTGGTCTTCCTGTCTGGATTTAACGCGGATCAGATCCTGGAGGCGATGCCCCGCGCGACGGCCCTTATGGGGGTGCCAACCTTCTACACCCGCCTGTTGCAGGATCCGCGCCTGACGCCGCAGCTGGCAGAGAATATGCGGCTGTTCATTTCCGGTTCGGCGCCCCTGTTGGTGGACACCCATGAGCAATGGCAGGCCCGCACCGGGCACCGCATTCTGGAACGCTATGGCATGACCGAAACCAATATGAGCACCTCCAACCCCTATGAGGGCGAGCGCCGCGCTGGCACCGTGGGATTGCCGTTGCCCGGGGTTGAGGCCCGTATCATGGATCGGGGGCATGAGGTTGCCAGGGGCGAAACAGGCGTGCTGGAAGTGCGCGGTGCCAATGTCTTTCAGGGCTATTGGCAGATGCCGGAAAAGACCGCCGAGGAGTTGCAAGCGAATGGCTGGTTCATCACCGGTGATCTCGCCCGGCAAGACCTTGATGGCTATATCACCATTGTGGGGCGGCAAAAGGATCTGGTGATCACCGGCGGTTTTAACGTCTACCCCAAGGAGGTCGAGAGCCTGATCGACGATCTGCCCGGGGTGCTGGAAAGCGCCGTCATTGGCGTGGCACATCCCGATTTTGGCGAAGCTGTGGTGGCCGTTGTGGTGCCCGAAGCGCAGGCCAGTCTCAACACTGCAGACATTGCCGCGGCGCTTGGCGCTCAGCTGGCCAAGTTCAAGCAGCCCAAACATATCGTGCTGGTGCCCGAGCTGCCCCGCAACACCATGGGGAAGGTGCAGAAAAAGGCGCTGCGCGAGGACTACGCGGATCTGTTTGCTCAGCCCTGA
- a CDS encoding AEC family transporter, which produces MIDILAITFPIYAALALGYLVVWKGWFSPDDMRVLGRYVLNIALPALIFAAVAARSPVQVFQPGYVVVYALGGLATVALSYLLFTLRRTDPKRRALGVMGSTCPNNAFVGYPIMLLAFPDQAGIILALNLLVENLLLVPVCLILVELAGNGVDQPLLPRLRRILLDLAKMPMLIGLALGMVVSLVGLPLPGPFMRFIDMLAVSAGAVSLLVIGGALVGLPLHGNRSLAAQIAASKLLLHPALVALMAAALLAMGLITLPPALHSAVILSAAMPMFGIYTVLAQRQGLEGAASLAMLAGTSCAFVTLTVLLWVLT; this is translated from the coding sequence ATGATCGACATTCTCGCCATCACCTTTCCCATCTACGCCGCTCTGGCACTGGGCTATCTGGTGGTATGGAAAGGCTGGTTCAGCCCGGATGATATGCGCGTGTTGGGGCGCTATGTTCTGAATATCGCCCTGCCTGCCTTGATCTTTGCCGCTGTGGCCGCGCGCAGTCCGGTGCAGGTTTTCCAGCCCGGATATGTCGTGGTCTATGCCCTTGGCGGGCTGGCGACGGTGGCGCTGTCCTATCTGTTGTTCACGCTGCGCCGCACAGACCCCAAGCGCCGCGCGCTGGGAGTCATGGGCTCCACCTGCCCCAACAATGCCTTTGTCGGCTATCCGATCATGCTGCTGGCCTTTCCCGATCAGGCCGGGATCATTCTGGCGCTGAACCTGCTGGTGGAAAACCTGCTGCTGGTGCCGGTCTGCCTGATTTTGGTCGAACTGGCGGGCAATGGCGTTGACCAGCCGCTGCTGCCACGACTGCGGCGCATCCTGCTGGATCTGGCCAAAATGCCGATGCTCATCGGTTTGGCGCTGGGAATGGTGGTATCGTTGGTCGGCCTGCCCCTTCCCGGTCCCTTCATGCGATTTATCGACATGCTTGCGGTCTCCGCCGGAGCCGTGTCCCTGCTGGTGATCGGCGGCGCGCTGGTGGGATTGCCGCTGCATGGCAATCGCTCGCTTGCGGCGCAGATCGCGGCCTCCAAACTGCTGCTGCATCCAGCCCTGGTCGCGCTGATGGCGGCTGCCCTGTTGGCCATGGGGCTGATCACGCTGCCGCCCGCGCTGCACAGCGCGGTCATCCTGTCGGCGGCGATGCCAATGTTTGGCATCTACACCGTCCTGGCCCAGCGTCAGGGGTTGGAGGGCGCTGCCAGTCTGGCCATGCTCGCTGGGACCAGCTGCGCCTTTGTCACGCTGACTGTTTTGTTGTGGGTCTTGACCTGA
- a CDS encoding HD domain-containing protein — translation MSLDQLQIQLRRISEVQMAQDPAHDIAHLDRVWANAHRIARDENEKTPDRVNLRVLIAGAYLHDLVNLPKDHPQRETASRLSAEKSEPILQGLGYSSDEIAAAQHVIEAHSFSAGLPANSLEALILRDADRLDALGAVGIARTFMVAGTIDRPLCDPDDPFAANRPLDDQIWSIDHWHLKLLKLPGDMATDKGRKIARKRARLMLAYLRQLAKEMDTELPDHWAALLK, via the coding sequence ATGAGCCTGGACCAGCTGCAGATCCAGCTCCGCCGCATCTCAGAGGTGCAGATGGCACAGGATCCGGCCCATGACATCGCCCATCTTGACCGGGTCTGGGCCAATGCCCACCGGATTGCCCGCGATGAGAATGAAAAAACACCTGACCGGGTCAACCTGCGGGTGCTGATTGCCGGAGCCTATCTGCATGATCTGGTCAACCTGCCAAAGGATCACCCCCAGCGCGAGACCGCCTCGCGGCTGTCGGCAGAAAAATCAGAGCCTATTCTTCAGGGTCTGGGCTATAGCAGCGATGAAATCGCCGCCGCGCAACATGTGATCGAAGCCCATAGCTTTTCTGCGGGGCTGCCCGCCAACAGCCTGGAAGCTTTGATCCTGCGCGATGCAGACCGGCTGGATGCCTTGGGTGCTGTTGGCATCGCGCGCACCTTTATGGTGGCGGGCACAATTGACCGGCCGCTGTGTGATCCCGATGATCCCTTTGCCGCCAACCGGCCGCTGGATGATCAGATCTGGTCGATTGATCATTGGCATCTGAAACTGTTGAAACTTCCCGGCGACATGGCCACTGACAAGGGCCGCAAGATCGCCCGCAAACGCGCGCGGTTGATGCTGGCCTATCTGCGGCAACTGGCCAAGGAAATGGACACCGAGCTGCCAGACCACTGGGCCGCGCTGCTGAAATGA
- the aroC gene encoding chorismate synthase has product MSMNSFGHLFRVTTWGESHGPALGATVDGCPPNVPLDPQMLQQWLDRRRPGQNKNTTQRNEPDAVKILSGVFEGKSTGTPIQLMIENTDQRSKDYGDIAQTFRPGHADITYFQKYGNRDYRGGGRSSARETAARVAAGGVARQAIKSLVPDLQITGYMTQMGEMEIDRSRFDWETIGQNDFWIPDAGAVQDWEDYLQGLRKAHDSVGAVVEVVARGVPAGIGAPIYNKLDTDLAAAMMSINAVKAVEIGEGMNAARLKGSQNADEIFMGNDGQPVYSSNHAGGILGGISTGQDVVVRFAVKPTSSILTPRQSIRKDGTAAEVITKGRHDPCVGIRAVPVAEAMMACVILDHLLLHRGQIGSNQGHIGA; this is encoded by the coding sequence ATGTCGATGAACAGCTTTGGCCATCTTTTCCGCGTCACCACCTGGGGCGAAAGCCACGGACCGGCGCTGGGGGCAACCGTAGACGGCTGCCCACCAAATGTTCCGCTGGACCCTCAGATGCTACAGCAATGGCTGGATCGCCGCCGCCCCGGCCAGAACAAGAACACCACCCAGCGCAACGAGCCCGACGCGGTCAAGATCCTGTCCGGCGTCTTCGAAGGCAAGAGTACCGGCACGCCAATCCAGCTGATGATCGAAAACACCGACCAGCGCTCCAAGGACTATGGCGATATCGCCCAGACCTTCCGCCCCGGCCATGCCGACATCACCTATTTCCAGAAATACGGCAATCGCGACTATCGCGGCGGCGGTCGCTCCTCAGCCCGCGAAACCGCAGCCCGTGTGGCCGCCGGCGGGGTGGCGCGCCAGGCCATCAAGTCGCTGGTGCCGGATCTGCAGATCACCGGCTACATGACCCAGATGGGCGAGATGGAGATCGACCGGTCCCGCTTTGACTGGGAGACGATCGGCCAGAATGACTTCTGGATCCCAGATGCCGGTGCCGTTCAGGACTGGGAGGATTACCTCCAGGGCTTACGCAAGGCCCATGATTCCGTTGGTGCCGTGGTCGAAGTGGTCGCCCGCGGTGTACCCGCCGGTATTGGCGCGCCGATCTATAATAAGCTCGACACCGATCTGGCAGCCGCGATGATGTCGATTAACGCCGTCAAAGCGGTGGAGATTGGCGAAGGCATGAATGCCGCCCGCCTGAAGGGCTCGCAAAACGCCGATGAAATCTTCATGGGCAACGATGGTCAGCCCGTCTATTCCTCCAACCATGCAGGCGGCATTCTCGGGGGGATCTCTACCGGCCAGGATGTTGTGGTGCGCTTTGCCGTCAAACCAACCTCCTCGATCCTGACGCCGCGCCAGTCGATCCGCAAGGATGGCACCGCTGCCGAGGTCATCACCAAGGGGCGCCATGATCCCTGTGTTGGGATTCGCGCCGTACCGGTGGCCGAGGCGATGATGGCCTGTGTGATCCTGGACCATCTGCTGCTGCATCGCGGCCAGATTGGCAGCAATCAGGGCCATATCGGCGCATGA
- the thiB gene encoding thiamine ABC transporter substrate binding subunit, protein MKYSVFAAAVLGASAAYADTPELTVYTYDSFVSDWGPGPAVEKAFEAQCGCDLKLVGAGDGAALLARVKLEGARSDADVVLGLDTNLTAAAAATGLFAEHGATADYSLPLAWEDATFAPYDWGYFAFVHNADAVAVPTDFKALAASDMKIVIQDPRSSTPGLGLLMWVKAAYGDEAPAVWADLADNVVTVTKGWSEAYGLFLDGEADMVLSYTTSPAYHLIAEDDATKAAAAFDEGHYMQVEVAGILAASDQPELARDFMQFMVSEEFQSVIPTTNWMYPSVTPASGLPEGFETLITPVKSLLLPATEAAALRDSALGEWLDALSR, encoded by the coding sequence ATGAAGTATTCTGTTTTTGCAGCAGCAGTATTGGGAGCGTCGGCTGCATATGCTGATACACCCGAGCTGACTGTCTATACCTATGACAGCTTTGTTTCCGACTGGGGCCCTGGTCCTGCGGTGGAAAAAGCATTTGAGGCCCAGTGTGGCTGTGATCTGAAGCTGGTGGGGGCCGGCGATGGCGCGGCGCTGCTGGCAAGGGTCAAACTGGAGGGGGCGCGCTCGGATGCGGATGTGGTGTTGGGGCTGGATACCAACCTGACGGCGGCTGCGGCAGCAACCGGGCTGTTTGCCGAGCACGGGGCGACAGCGGACTATAGCCTGCCCCTGGCCTGGGAAGACGCAACCTTTGCCCCCTATGACTGGGGCTATTTTGCCTTTGTGCACAATGCGGATGCTGTGGCAGTGCCGACGGATTTCAAGGCGCTGGCCGCCAGTGACATGAAGATCGTCATTCAGGATCCCCGCTCATCGACGCCCGGGCTGGGCCTGCTGATGTGGGTCAAGGCAGCCTATGGCGATGAGGCTCCGGCGGTCTGGGCCGATCTGGCGGACAATGTGGTCACCGTGACCAAGGGCTGGTCCGAGGCCTATGGGCTGTTTCTGGACGGGGAGGCCGATATGGTGCTCTCTTATACCACCTCGCCGGCCTATCACCTGATTGCCGAAGACGACGCCACGAAAGCCGCTGCCGCCTTTGATGAGGGCCATTACATGCAGGTTGAAGTTGCAGGCATTCTGGCGGCCAGTGACCAGCCTGAGCTGGCGCGTGACTTCATGCAGTTCATGGTTTCTGAGGAGTTTCAGTCGGTGATTCCCACCACCAACTGGATGTACCCATCGGTAACACCAGCGAGCGGCCTGCCTGAAGGGTTTGAAACCCTGATTACCCCGGTCAAATCGCTGCTTTTGCCAGCGACTGAGGCCGCAGCGCTGCGTGACAGCGCATTGGGCGAATGGCTCGACGCGCTGAGCCGATAA
- a CDS encoding thiamine/thiamine pyrophosphate ABC transporter permease ThiP: MARRAEPISALPGAGAALIVAALILGTLAAVALRAEAGRGFAASDWAALRFTLTQAVLSAIMSVGLAIGLARALARRRFLGRSALITLLGAPFILPVIVAILGLLTVFGRAGWISQVLMFFGLEPLQIYGLHGVVLAHVFFNLPLATRLILQGWQEIPAERFRLAAQVNAGPGAMWQLLEAPMLKRVVPGALAVVFAICLSSFAVALTLGGGPRATTIELAIYQAFRFDFDLGRAALLSALQLGLTGSAAFVALRVSDSEGVGAGLDRVLRRWDGDNHLARGLDTAWIVCAALFLILPLAAVVVAGISGLFLLNAGVWMAALTSVLVSALSTLLLLCLALPMAAAVATRRSTLIEVAGILGLAASPLVIGTGLFIVIYPFADPFALALPVTALVNAVMALPFALRILVPRAREVMMRYGRLSLSLNMAGGPFLWRVFLPRMRAQIGFAAGLAAALSMGDLGVITLFADPDVATLPLQVYRLMGAYQMEAAAGAALLLLVLSMGAFWILDRGGRWHAEA; the protein is encoded by the coding sequence ATGGCTCGACGCGCTGAGCCGATAAGCGCGCTTCCCGGTGCTGGCGCGGCCCTGATTGTGGCCGCGCTGATCCTGGGGACGCTTGCGGCGGTGGCTTTGCGGGCTGAGGCCGGTCGGGGCTTTGCTGCCAGTGACTGGGCTGCGCTGCGGTTTACCCTGACGCAGGCGGTGTTGTCTGCGATTATGAGCGTCGGGCTGGCGATTGGTCTGGCGCGGGCCCTGGCACGGCGGCGGTTTCTTGGGCGCAGCGCATTGATCACACTGTTGGGGGCGCCGTTTATTCTGCCGGTGATCGTGGCGATCTTGGGATTGCTGACCGTCTTTGGCCGGGCAGGCTGGATCAGCCAGGTGTTGATGTTCTTTGGGCTGGAGCCTTTGCAAATTTACGGGCTGCACGGTGTGGTGCTGGCGCATGTGTTTTTCAACCTGCCGCTGGCAACACGGTTGATTCTGCAGGGCTGGCAGGAGATCCCGGCGGAACGCTTTCGCCTGGCGGCGCAGGTAAATGCCGGACCTGGCGCCATGTGGCAGCTGCTGGAAGCGCCGATGCTGAAGCGGGTGGTGCCCGGAGCTCTGGCGGTGGTTTTTGCCATTTGTCTGTCGAGTTTTGCCGTGGCGCTGACGCTGGGTGGTGGTCCGCGGGCGACCACGATCGAGCTGGCCATCTATCAGGCCTTTCGGTTTGATTTTGATCTCGGCCGGGCGGCGCTGTTGTCAGCACTGCAGCTGGGGCTGACCGGGAGTGCTGCATTTGTGGCGCTGCGGGTCTCTGACAGTGAGGGCGTTGGCGCTGGGCTGGATCGGGTGCTGCGGCGGTGGGATGGAGATAACCACCTGGCGCGGGGTCTGGATACGGCCTGGATTGTATGTGCGGCACTGTTTTTGATCCTGCCTCTGGCGGCAGTTGTTGTCGCTGGGATCTCTGGGCTGTTCCTGTTGAACGCAGGGGTCTGGATGGCAGCGCTGACCTCGGTTCTGGTTTCTGCTCTCAGCACCCTGTTGTTGCTGTGTCTGGCGCTGCCGATGGCGGCAGCCGTGGCCACGAGGCGCAGCACATTGATCGAAGTTGCGGGCATTTTGGGGCTTGCGGCCTCGCCTCTGGTGATCGGCACCGGGCTGTTCATCGTGATTTATCCCTTTGCCGATCCCTTTGCCCTGGCGCTGCCGGTTACGGCGCTGGTCAATGCGGTGATGGCGCTGCCCTTCGCCCTGCGTATTCTGGTGCCGCGCGCCCGCGAGGTGATGATGCGCTATGGCAGGCTGTCGCTGTCGCTGAACATGGCGGGAGGACCGTTTTTGTGGCGGGTGTTTCTGCCGCGGATGCGGGCGCAGATTGGCTTTGCCGCCGGGCTGGCAGCGGCTCTGTCGATGGGCGATCTGGGCGTCATCACCCTGTTTGCCGACCCCGATGTGGCCACCCTGCCGTTGCAGGTCTACCGCCTGATGGGGGCCTATCAGATGGAGGCGGCAGCCGGGGCGGCGCTGTTGTTATTGGTGCTGTCGATGGGTGCATTTTGGATTCTGGATCGCGGAGGCCGGTGGCATGCTGAGGCTTGA
- a CDS encoding thiamine ABC transporter ATP-binding protein, producing the protein MLRLDSCEIANGAFTLQADLEINKGVKLAIIGPSGAGKSTLIEAIAGFLPLHEGRILWQGEDLKDLPPGQRPVAMLFQDGNLFPHLTVAQNAGLGLRPNLRLSSAEHGQVQNALSRVGLRDLAARKPAALSGGQQSRVALARVLLQRRDILLLDEPFAALGPALKDEMLDLVAEIADETGSTVLMVSHDPKDARRIAEQVVLVAEGRVHPPQATGALLDNPPPALKAYLG; encoded by the coding sequence ATGCTGAGGCTTGATAGCTGTGAAATAGCAAATGGCGCCTTCACCCTGCAGGCGGACCTTGAGATCAACAAGGGCGTAAAGCTGGCCATTATCGGCCCTTCGGGGGCGGGGAAATCCACCCTGATCGAGGCGATTGCCGGGTTCTTGCCGCTGCATGAGGGGCGCATTCTCTGGCAGGGGGAGGATCTGAAGGATTTGCCACCAGGGCAGCGCCCGGTGGCGATGCTGTTTCAGGATGGCAACCTGTTTCCCCATCTCACTGTGGCGCAGAACGCAGGCCTGGGGTTACGGCCAAATCTGCGCCTGTCCAGCGCAGAGCACGGCCAGGTGCAGAATGCGCTGAGCCGCGTCGGGCTGAGGGATCTGGCGGCGCGCAAACCGGCGGCCCTGTCCGGCGGCCAGCAAAGCCGGGTGGCACTGGCGCGGGTTTTGCTGCAGCGGCGCGATATCTTGCTGCTGGATGAGCCCTTTGCGGCCCTTGGGCCTGCCTTGAAGGATGAGATGCTGGATCTGGTGGCGGAAATTGCCGATGAGACCGGCTCCACGGTGCTGATGGTCAGCCATGACCCCAAAGATGCCCGTCGCATCGCCGAGCAGGTGGTCTTGGTGGCAGAGGGCAGGGTGCATCCGCCGCAGGCCACGGGGGCGCTGCTGGACAACCCGCCCCCGGCGCTGAAGGCTTATCTGGGCTAG
- a CDS encoding 6,7-dimethyl-8-ribityllumazine synthase, with amino-acid sequence MTHTRYAFIKAQWHADIVDQALLGFTQLIPAEQVDIFDVPGAFEMPLMAQDLAKTGRYTAIACAAFVVDGGIYRHDFVAQSVVDGLMRVGLDTGVPVLSVSLTPHQYQETDHHNAIYRAHFVDKGREAANAALMIAKSRQKLAAVA; translated from the coding sequence ATGACACACACCCGCTACGCCTTTATCAAGGCACAATGGCATGCCGATATCGTTGACCAGGCTCTGCTTGGCTTCACCCAGCTTATCCCCGCCGAACAGGTTGATATTTTTGACGTGCCCGGCGCGTTTGAAATGCCGCTGATGGCTCAGGATCTGGCCAAAACCGGCCGCTATACCGCCATAGCCTGCGCCGCCTTTGTGGTGGACGGCGGCATCTACCGCCATGATTTTGTTGCCCAGTCCGTGGTTGACGGGCTGATGCGCGTTGGGCTGGATACCGGCGTGCCGGTGCTCTCGGTCTCGCTGACGCCGCATCAGTATCAGGAAACCGACCACCACAACGCCATCTACCGCGCCCATTTTGTAGACAAGGGCCGCGAAGCCGCCAATGCTGCGCTGATGATCGCCAAATCGCGCCAGAAACTGGCCGCTGTCGCCTGA
- a CDS encoding glutathione S-transferase — protein sequence MKLHYAPTSPFVRKVMVLLHETETLDSVEIHNVATTPLNPSADVQASNPLAKIPALERDDGPALYDSRVICEYLNAQAEAGLYAAGWDSKVLEATADGIMDAAVLMTYEMRLRPEAQQSPEWIKAQLGKVLGACSALNARWMSHLQGPLDMGQIAVACALSYVDYRHPDAGWRVGNEALADWFKAFESRASMQATRPPEG from the coding sequence ATGAAACTGCATTATGCCCCGACTTCCCCCTTTGTGCGCAAGGTCATGGTCCTGCTGCACGAGACCGAGACGCTGGACAGTGTGGAGATACACAATGTCGCAACCACGCCCCTCAACCCCAGCGCCGATGTGCAAGCGAGCAATCCGCTGGCCAAGATCCCGGCGCTGGAGCGCGACGATGGCCCGGCGCTATATGACAGCCGGGTGATTTGTGAATACCTGAACGCCCAGGCAGAGGCCGGGCTTTATGCGGCGGGCTGGGACAGCAAGGTGCTGGAGGCCACTGCCGATGGTATCATGGATGCAGCCGTGTTGATGACCTATGAAATGCGGTTGCGGCCCGAGGCGCAGCAATCCCCTGAGTGGATCAAGGCGCAGCTGGGCAAGGTGCTTGGCGCCTGTTCGGCGCTCAATGCACGCTGGATGAGCCACCTGCAAGGGCCGCTGGATATGGGGCAGATCGCGGTGGCCTGTGCGCTTTCCTATGTGGATTACAGACATCCCGATGCTGGATGGCGGGTTGGAAACGAGGCTCTGGCGGATTGGTTCAAGGCGTTCGAATCGCGTGCCTCGATGCAGGCAACGCGGCCGCCAGAGGGTTAA
- the petA gene encoding ubiquinol-cytochrome c reductase iron-sulfur subunit, translating into MSHAEDHEGTRRDFLYYATAGAGAVTAGAAVWPLVNQMNPSADVKALSSILVDISGVEVGTQISVMFLGKPVFIRRRTQAEIDEGRAVDVASLIDTTSENPNKPGTDAADQNRTMDENGEWLVMMGVCTHLGCVPLGDGSGDFNGWFCPCHGSHYDTAGRIRKGPAPQNLHVPLAEFTDATTIKLG; encoded by the coding sequence GTGTCCCACGCAGAAGACCACGAAGGAACCCGGAGAGATTTCCTCTACTACGCCACTGCCGGCGCCGGGGCAGTGACTGCGGGTGCCGCTGTATGGCCCCTGGTCAATCAGATGAACCCCTCGGCTGACGTCAAAGCATTGTCCTCGATTCTCGTGGACATCAGCGGTGTAGAAGTTGGAACGCAAATTAGTGTGATGTTCTTGGGGAAACCCGTGTTCATCCGCCGTCGTACTCAGGCTGAGATCGACGAAGGCCGCGCGGTTGATGTCGCGAGCCTGATCGATACCACTTCGGAAAACCCCAACAAGCCGGGCACCGATGCTGCGGATCAAAACCGCACCATGGATGAAAATGGCGAATGGCTGGTGATGATGGGTGTTTGTACCCACCTCGGCTGTGTGCCGCTGGGCGATGGTTCGGGCGATTTCAACGGCTGGTTCTGCCCCTGTCACGGGTCGCACTACGACACCGCTGGCCGGATCCGCAAAGGCCCCGCGCCCCAGAACCTGCACGTGCCTCTTGCAGAGTTCACCGACGCAACAACCATCAAGCTGGGATAA